The Gavia stellata isolate bGavSte3 chromosome 1, bGavSte3.hap2, whole genome shotgun sequence genome has a segment encoding these proteins:
- the CARS2 gene encoding probable cysteine--tRNA ligase, mitochondrial isoform X2 translates to MTKFFGIEVIMAMGITDIDDKIIKRANEMNISPVALARIYEEDFKQDMAALKVLPPTVYMRVTDNIPQIISFIKTIIASGQAYATSQGNVYFDVKSWGKRYGVLTTISPDTQDEAVDTDKRHGKDFALWKAAKPQELSWTSPWGKGRPGWHIECSTISSAVFGKQLDIHTGGIDLAFPHHENEIAQCEVYHQCEQWGNYFLHSGHLHVKGSQEKMSKSLKNYVTIKDFLKKFSSDQFRMFCLRSRYSSVEFSDESMDDAKHLLQAISSFIRDANAYIKGQLVCDPVREDILWERLANTKVTVKAAFADDFDTSRAVAAIMDLIHHGNRQLKAVTKDAGSPRSSVVYGSIISYIEGFFNALGMSFGERQVALGGGKSAVLSNVIDELVRFRAKVRHYALALPEEAAEAVPVEDAAGAKEPKQEQKEKKQQLMRERKSLLDACDSLRGDLAAFGIHIKDRAAVSTWEIVEGGRAEQQTEEKS, encoded by the exons aTGAATATATCGCCAGTAGCTCTTGCTCGTATTTATGAAGAAGACTTTAAGCAAGATATGGCTGCCTTAAAG GTCCTTCCTCCTACAGTATATATGAGAGTGACTGACAATATTCCTCAAATAATCTCCTTTATAAAAACAATAATTGCTAGTGGACAAGCTTACGCAACCTCGCAAG GCAATGTTTATTTTGATGTTAAGTCTTGGGGAAAAAGATACGGAGTACTAACTACTATTTCTCCTGATACCCAGGATGAAGCAG TTGATACTGATAAACGGCATGGTAAAGATTTTGCCCTGTGGAAGGCTGCCAAACCTCAAGAGCTATCTTGGACTTCTCCCTGGGGAAAAGGAAGACCTGGATGGCACATTGAGTGTTCCACAATATCAAG TGCAGTGTTTGGAAAGCAGCTGGACATCCATACCGGTGGAATAGATCTTGCATTTCCTCATCACGAAAATGAAATCGCACAGTGCGAGGTGTATCATCAGTGTGAGCAATGGGGGAATTACTTTTTGCATTCTG ggCACTTGCATGTTAAAGGAAGTCAAGAAAAAATGTCCAAGTCATTAAAAAACTACGTAACAATTAAg GATTTCCTGAAGAAGTTTTCATCAGATCAATTCAGGATGTTTTGTTTGCGCAGCAGATACAGCTCAG taGAATTTAGTGATGAGAGCATGGATGATGCAAAGCACCTTCTTCAGGCAATCTCCTCATTTATTAGAGATGCAAATGCTTATATAAAAGGACAGCTGGTATGTGACCCTGTTAGAGAAGACATACTGTGGGAAAG GCTAGCCAACACAAAAGTAACCGTGAAGGCTGCGTTTGCAGATGACTTTGACACCTCCAGGGCTGTTGCAGCAATTATGGACCTCATTCACCATGGCAACAGACAGCTTAAGGCTGTTACTAAG gatGCTGGATCTCCTAGAAGCTCTGTTGTGTATGGAAGCATTATTTCCTATATAGAAGGCTTTTTTAATGCCCTTGGGATGTCCTTTGGAGAAAGACAG GTGGCTCTGGGAGGAGGCAAATCGGCTGTGCTCTCTAACGTCATTGATGAGCTTGTAAGGTTCCGGGCGAAGGTCCGTCATTATGCACTTGCTCTgccagaagaagcagcagaagctgtgccAGTGGAGGATGCTGCGGGAGCCAAAGAACCAAaacaagaacagaaggaaaagaagcagcagttaaTGCGGGAGAGAAAATCCCTCCTGGACGCTTGTGACAGTCTGCGTGGAGACCTTGCTGCCTTTGGAATCCACATAAAG GACAGAGCTGCTGTTTCAACCTGGGAAATTGTGGAAGGAGGGCGTGCAGAGCAGcagactgaggaaaaaagctga